A genomic stretch from Alphaproteobacteria bacterium includes:
- a CDS encoding acyl-CoA carboxylase subunit beta: MQEIIRELDARRARARAGGGERRIAAQHAKGKLTARERIDILLDPDSFEEWDMFVEHRCHDFGMENETIPGDGVVTGHGTINGRLVFVFSQDFTVFGGSLSETHAGKICKIMEEAVRVGAPVIGLNDSGGARIQEGVASLGGYADVFYKNVEASGVIPQISLVMGPCAGGAVYSPAMTDFIFMVQDTSYMFVTGPDVVKTVTHETVTHEELGGAVTHTAKSGVAHAAFENDVEALLQARRFVDFLPLNESEAPPVRYTEDPVDRPDMSLDTLVPKNPNLPYDMKELILKIVDDSDFFEIQPDFAGNIIVGFGRMEGHTVGFVANQPLVLAGCLDIDSSRKAARFVRFCDSFNIPLVTLVDVPGFLPGTTQEFGGIIHHGAKLLFAFAEATVPKVTLITRKAYGGAYDVMSSKHLKGDVNYAWPSAEIAVMGPKGAVEIIFRGDIGDAQKIEDRTEEYRAKFANPFVAAGRGYLDDIIIPHNTRKRICRSLARLRTKKVTRPARKHDNIPL; the protein is encoded by the coding sequence ATGCAGGAGATCATTCGCGAACTCGACGCGCGCCGCGCGCGCGCGCGCGCCGGTGGGGGCGAGCGGCGAATCGCCGCGCAGCACGCCAAGGGCAAGCTCACGGCCCGGGAACGGATCGATATCCTGCTTGATCCCGACTCCTTCGAAGAATGGGACATGTTCGTGGAGCATCGCTGTCACGATTTCGGCATGGAAAACGAGACCATCCCGGGCGACGGCGTGGTCACGGGCCACGGCACCATCAATGGCCGCCTCGTCTTCGTTTTCAGCCAGGATTTCACGGTTTTCGGCGGATCGCTCAGCGAGACCCACGCCGGCAAGATCTGCAAGATCATGGAAGAGGCCGTGCGCGTCGGCGCGCCGGTGATCGGCCTCAACGATTCGGGCGGTGCCCGGATCCAGGAAGGCGTCGCGTCGCTCGGTGGCTATGCCGATGTATTTTACAAGAATGTCGAGGCTTCTGGCGTCATACCCCAGATTTCGCTCGTCATGGGCCCGTGCGCCGGAGGAGCGGTCTATTCGCCGGCGATGACCGATTTTATCTTCATGGTGCAGGACACGTCCTACATGTTCGTGACCGGTCCCGACGTGGTCAAGACCGTGACCCACGAGACGGTGACCCATGAGGAGCTGGGCGGCGCGGTGACCCACACGGCCAAGTCCGGTGTCGCGCATGCCGCCTTCGAAAACGACGTCGAGGCGCTTCTCCAGGCGCGTCGATTCGTCGATTTCCTGCCGCTTAACGAGAGCGAGGCGCCGCCGGTGCGCTATACCGAGGACCCGGTCGACCGCCCGGATATGTCGCTGGACACCCTCGTGCCGAAAAACCCCAACCTGCCCTACGACATGAAGGAGCTGATCCTCAAGATCGTGGATGATAGCGACTTCTTCGAGATCCAGCCCGATTTCGCGGGAAATATCATTGTCGGGTTCGGACGCATGGAAGGACACACGGTGGGGTTCGTCGCGAACCAGCCGCTCGTGCTGGCCGGGTGTCTGGACATCGATTCCTCGCGCAAGGCGGCACGGTTCGTCCGGTTCTGCGACAGCTTCAATATTCCGCTGGTCACGCTCGTGGATGTGCCCGGGTTTTTGCCGGGTACCACGCAGGAGTTCGGCGGAATCATCCACCATGGCGCCAAGCTGCTGTTCGCCTTCGCCGAGGCGACCGTGCCCAAGGTGACCCTGATCACGCGCAAGGCCTATGGCGGCGCCTATGACGTGATGAGTTCCAAACATCTCAAGGGCGACGTCAATTACGCATGGCCCAGCGCCGAGATCGCCGTGATGGGGCCGAAAGGGGCGGTCGAGATCATTTTCCGGGGCGATATCGGGGACGCCCAGAAAATCGAGGACCGGACCGAGGAGTACCGCGCCAAGTTCGCCAATCCCTTCGTGGCGGCCGGCCGGGGCTATCTGGACGACATCATCATCCCTCACAATACCCGGAAAAGAATTTGCCGTTCTCTCGCGCGACTTCGGACCAAGAAGGTCACGCGCCCCGCCCGTAAGCACGACAACATCCCTCTCTGA
- the accC gene encoding acetyl-CoA carboxylase biotin carboxylase subunit encodes MFKKILIANRGEIACRIIRTCREMGISTVAIYAEPDADSLHVQMADEAVLIGPAEAKQSYLNIRKVVAAARKTKAEAVHPGFGFLAENTEFAKALEKAKITFIGPGPKAIAAMGDKIESKKLAKKAGVDTVPGYVGVIKNADEALRIAADIGYPVMIKASAGGGGKGMRIARTDEEVREGFVSAANEARASFGDERVFIEKFIDQPRHIEIQVLADQSGNTIHLGERECSIQRRHQKVIEEAPSMAVDARLRQRMGAQAIALAKAVNYVSAGTVEFIMGPDKDFYFLEMNTRLQVEHPVTEFVTGVDIVEEMIRIAAGEKLRHRQSDVSFTGWAMESRVYAEDPTRNFLPSIGRLSHYIPPNGDNVRVDTGVSEGSEISMFYDPMIAKLVTYGATRKEAIKVMRRALDEYYIRGVDHNLGFLASVFANKRFVAGRLTTNFIAEEYPDGFSAADVVPDDARAIPAVAAVVRLIQAERERTISGQSDKILPIPADWVVFDNGNEVPLSIQRLDARSFEISVGGETLRLVTDWHIWEPIFRARLNRGDFSAQLDLAGIRTRITVQGRAAETLTIPANMAEAYRLMPEKVPPDMTRFLLSPMPGLLASLAVEEGQAVKVGEVLAVIEAMKMENVLRAERDGVISEIKARPGENLMVDQPILEFD; translated from the coding sequence ATGTTCAAGAAAATCCTGATCGCTAACAGAGGCGAAATCGCCTGCCGCATTATCCGGACCTGTCGCGAGATGGGGATCAGCACCGTCGCAATCTATGCCGAACCGGATGCGGATTCCCTTCATGTGCAAATGGCGGACGAGGCGGTCCTTATCGGGCCGGCGGAGGCGAAACAGAGTTATCTGAATATTCGCAAGGTGGTAGCGGCCGCGAGAAAGACCAAGGCCGAGGCAGTTCATCCGGGTTTCGGCTTTCTGGCCGAAAATACCGAGTTCGCCAAGGCGCTCGAGAAAGCGAAAATTACCTTCATTGGCCCTGGCCCCAAGGCGATTGCCGCCATGGGCGACAAGATCGAATCGAAAAAACTTGCCAAGAAGGCCGGTGTCGACACGGTGCCAGGGTATGTGGGGGTGATCAAGAATGCCGATGAGGCGCTCCGCATAGCGGCCGATATCGGCTATCCGGTCATGATCAAGGCTTCGGCCGGCGGGGGCGGCAAGGGTATGCGGATCGCCCGGACCGACGAGGAGGTGCGCGAAGGATTTGTGTCGGCCGCGAACGAAGCCCGCGCCAGTTTCGGTGATGAGCGGGTTTTCATCGAAAAATTCATCGATCAGCCCCGGCATATCGAAATTCAGGTCCTGGCGGATCAGAGTGGCAACACGATCCATCTGGGTGAGCGCGAATGCTCCATTCAGCGCCGCCATCAGAAGGTGATCGAGGAAGCGCCGAGCATGGCGGTAGATGCGCGGTTGCGGCAGCGCATGGGCGCGCAGGCCATAGCCCTCGCCAAGGCGGTGAATTATGTCTCGGCCGGGACGGTCGAGTTCATCATGGGGCCCGACAAGGACTTCTATTTTCTTGAGATGAACACGCGCCTCCAGGTCGAGCATCCGGTTACCGAATTCGTGACCGGGGTCGATATCGTCGAGGAGATGATCCGGATTGCGGCGGGCGAGAAGCTCCGTCATCGCCAGAGCGACGTGAGCTTCACGGGATGGGCGATGGAATCGCGGGTCTATGCCGAAGATCCGACACGCAACTTTCTGCCCTCCATCGGCCGGCTCAGTCACTACATTCCGCCCAATGGCGATAATGTGCGTGTCGATACCGGAGTGTCGGAAGGCTCTGAGATATCAATGTTCTACGATCCGATGATTGCCAAGCTGGTGACTTATGGGGCAACCCGCAAAGAGGCAATCAAGGTCATGCGCCGGGCGCTCGACGAATATTACATCCGCGGTGTCGATCACAATTTGGGCTTCCTCGCCTCGGTCTTTGCCAACAAGCGCTTCGTCGCGGGCCGGCTCACGACCAACTTTATCGCGGAAGAGTATCCCGACGGGTTCTCTGCCGCCGATGTAGTGCCGGATGACGCGCGGGCCATTCCGGCGGTTGCGGCGGTGGTCCGGCTGATCCAGGCCGAGCGCGAGCGGACGATTTCGGGGCAGAGTGACAAGATTTTGCCGATCCCCGCGGACTGGGTCGTTTTCGACAATGGCAACGAGGTGCCGCTCTCCATTCAGCGTCTCGATGCCCGATCCTTCGAGATTTCGGTGGGCGGCGAGACCCTGCGGCTGGTCACGGACTGGCACATCTGGGAGCCGATCTTCCGCGCCAGGCTGAACCGCGGGGATTTTTCGGCGCAACTGGACCTTGCGGGTATTCGCACCCGGATCACCGTGCAGGGACGGGCGGCGGAGACTCTGACGATTCCGGCCAACATGGCCGAAGCCTATCGTCTGATGCCGGAGAAAGTGCCACCTGACATGACCCGATTCCTGCTGTCGCCAATGCCGGGACTCCTGGCTTCGCTGGCGGTGGAGGAGGGCCAGGCCGTCAAGGTGGGCGAGGTGCTGGCCGTGATCGAGGCCATGAAAATGGAAAACGTGTTGCGGGCCGAGCGGGACGGGGTGATTTCGGAGATCAAGGCCCGGCCCGGCGAGAATCTGATGGTGGACCAGCCGATCCTGGAATTCGATTAG
- the lipB gene encoding lipoyl(octanoyl) transferase LipB, whose protein sequence is MAIFETSRTTGGTGGARRASVEWRVASAPVPYETALATMEERVAAIRDGTLPELVWLLEHPPLFTAGTSADESEMLNAGGLPVHRTGRGGRYTYHGPGQRVAYVMLDLKRGLSGGPGQGQGQGQGQPGDIRAHVCALEDWMIATLAAFNVKGERRPGRIGIWVDLAAHGGAPGSEAKIGAIGVRVRRWVAYHGLALNVAPDLSNFRRIIPCGIREHGVTSLEALGITASLEEVDMVMRDTFPEIFGRPIAGEAADKT, encoded by the coding sequence ATGGCGATATTTGAGACATCTAGAACGACAGGCGGGACGGGCGGCGCGAGACGGGCGAGCGTGGAGTGGCGCGTGGCGTCGGCCCCGGTGCCCTACGAGACGGCTCTCGCCACCATGGAGGAGCGGGTAGCCGCCATTCGCGACGGTACCCTGCCCGAACTCGTCTGGCTTCTCGAGCACCCCCCGCTTTTTACCGCCGGGACCAGCGCAGACGAGTCGGAGATGCTGAATGCGGGTGGGCTTCCGGTCCACCGGACCGGGCGCGGCGGACGCTATACCTATCACGGGCCGGGGCAACGCGTGGCGTATGTCATGCTTGATCTCAAACGGGGCCTGTCGGGCGGGCCGGGCCAGGGTCAAGGCCAAGGTCAGGGTCAGCCGGGGGATATCCGGGCCCATGTCTGCGCCCTCGAGGACTGGATGATCGCCACACTGGCCGCCTTCAACGTCAAGGGCGAACGCCGCCCGGGGCGCATCGGAATATGGGTCGATCTGGCAGCGCATGGCGGGGCGCCCGGCAGCGAGGCCAAGATCGGCGCCATCGGGGTCCGGGTGCGCCGCTGGGTCGCTTATCACGGACTGGCGCTGAACGTGGCGCCGGATCTTTCGAATTTCCGGCGGATCATCCCCTGCGGCATCCGCGAGCACGGTGTCACCTCGCTCGAAGCACTCGGCATCACCGCCAGTCTCGAGGAGGTGGACATGGTCATGCGCGACACCTTCCCCGAAATCTTTGGCCGGCCGATCGCCGGCGAGGCCGCGGACAAGACCTAA
- a CDS encoding NADP-dependent malic enzyme, with amino-acid sequence MANNLRDNALSYHRRPKPGKLEITATKPLGNQRDLALAYSPGVAFASEAIAANPDDAALYTARGNLVAVISNGTAVLGLGPIGPLAAKPVMEGKAVLFKKFAGIDCFDIEVNETDPDRFVDVVAALEPTFGAINLEDIKAPECFEIEQKLRERMSIPVFHDDQHGTAIIVGAAVLNGLEIIGKKIGEARLVASGAGAAALACLDLLVDLGLDMNNIVVTDKHGVVYPGRKEEMDPRKARYAKDIPGRGLDDVIDGADIFLGLSAPNVLSADMVRRMADRPLILALANPVPEIMPDLAREAKPDAVIATGRSDFPNQVNNVLCFPFIFRGALDVGAVTINRQMEIACVTALAELAKAEFSDVAAKAYGGVGQTFGPDYIIPRPFDPRLMLTLAPAVARAAMDSGVATRPIKDFEAYQQRLNQSVFRSGLVMKPVFDRARSDPKRVVYADGEDERVLRAAQAVIDDGIATPIIVGRRRVVLSRLKRLGLRIRPDEDFEVVDPQDDPRYDEYWTHYHRIMERKGVSPDEARTIMRTRNVAIAALMTVRGEADAMICGVVGRFHRHLRHVLDIIGRAPGVSRVSTMNLLLSQRGTHFLCDTQVITDPTAEQIAEMALLAAAEMRRFGITPKAALLSYSNFGSSPGPSPEKMRRARELIEESDPQLRIEGEMHADVALNPELGHRLFPNSRLAEEANLLIFPNLDAANIAFNLVREMADALSVGPILLGTAYPAHVLTSAVTTRGIINISALAVVDAQAQHEAKQATPSAIEERASE; translated from the coding sequence ATGGCCAACAACCTGCGCGATAACGCACTTTCCTATCATCGGCGGCCGAAGCCGGGGAAACTCGAAATCACAGCGACCAAGCCGCTGGGCAACCAGCGCGACCTGGCCCTGGCCTATTCGCCCGGCGTGGCCTTTGCCTCCGAGGCGATAGCCGCCAATCCCGATGACGCCGCGCTTTATACGGCGCGCGGAAACCTGGTCGCCGTAATCTCGAATGGGACCGCCGTTCTGGGGCTGGGACCGATCGGCCCGCTCGCCGCCAAGCCGGTGATGGAAGGCAAGGCGGTTTTGTTCAAGAAGTTCGCCGGGATCGACTGTTTCGATATCGAGGTCAACGAGACAGACCCGGATCGCTTTGTCGATGTCGTTGCGGCGCTCGAGCCAACCTTTGGCGCCATCAATCTCGAGGACATCAAGGCGCCGGAATGTTTCGAGATCGAGCAGAAGCTCCGCGAGCGGATGAGTATCCCGGTTTTCCACGACGATCAGCATGGGACAGCGATCATCGTCGGTGCCGCGGTTCTCAACGGGCTCGAGATCATTGGCAAGAAAATCGGCGAGGCGCGCCTCGTGGCCTCGGGTGCCGGGGCGGCGGCTTTGGCCTGTCTCGACCTGCTCGTCGATCTCGGGCTCGATATGAATAACATCGTCGTGACCGACAAGCACGGCGTGGTCTATCCCGGCCGGAAGGAGGAGATGGACCCGCGCAAGGCGCGCTATGCCAAGGATATTCCGGGGCGCGGGCTCGACGACGTGATCGACGGCGCCGATATTTTCCTCGGCCTGTCGGCGCCCAACGTGCTGTCGGCCGACATGGTGCGGCGCATGGCCGACCGGCCGCTCATCCTCGCGCTGGCAAACCCGGTGCCGGAAATCATGCCCGATCTCGCGCGCGAGGCCAAACCGGATGCGGTCATCGCCACCGGGCGCAGCGACTTTCCCAATCAGGTGAACAACGTTCTCTGTTTTCCCTTCATCTTCCGCGGGGCGCTGGATGTCGGGGCGGTGACGATCAACCGGCAGATGGAGATTGCCTGTGTCACGGCGCTGGCCGAGCTCGCCAAGGCGGAGTTCTCGGACGTTGCGGCCAAGGCCTACGGCGGCGTGGGCCAGACATTCGGGCCCGACTACATCATTCCGCGACCGTTCGATCCGCGCCTGATGCTGACCCTGGCGCCTGCCGTGGCTCGCGCGGCCATGGACTCGGGCGTCGCGACACGTCCGATCAAGGATTTCGAGGCCTATCAGCAGCGCCTCAATCAGTCGGTGTTCCGCTCGGGACTCGTCATGAAGCCGGTATTTGACAGGGCGCGCAGCGACCCCAAGCGCGTCGTCTATGCCGATGGCGAGGACGAACGGGTATTGCGCGCCGCACAAGCCGTGATCGACGACGGGATCGCCACGCCGATCATCGTGGGACGCCGGCGCGTCGTGCTGTCGCGCCTCAAAAGGCTCGGACTCCGGATTCGACCGGACGAGGATTTTGAAGTGGTCGATCCCCAGGACGATCCCCGCTACGATGAATACTGGACCCATTACCACCGCATCATGGAACGCAAGGGTGTTTCCCCTGACGAGGCGCGCACGATCATGCGCACGCGCAACGTCGCTATCGCCGCGCTGATGACGGTCCGGGGAGAGGCGGACGCCATGATCTGCGGGGTGGTGGGGCGCTTTCACCGCCATTTGCGCCACGTCCTCGACATCATCGGCCGCGCGCCCGGCGTGAGCCGGGTTTCGACCATGAATCTGCTTTTATCGCAGCGCGGCACCCATTTCCTGTGTGATACCCAGGTGATCACCGACCCTACGGCCGAACAGATTGCCGAGATGGCCCTGCTGGCGGCCGCCGAAATGCGGCGGTTTGGCATCACACCGAAGGCAGCGCTTCTGTCGTATTCCAATTTTGGCAGCAGTCCCGGTCCGTCGCCCGAAAAAATGCGCCGCGCGCGCGAGCTGATCGAGGAGAGTGACCCGCAGCTGCGGATCGAGGGCGAAATGCATGCCGACGTCGCCCTGAATCCGGAGCTCGGTCATCGCCTGTTTCCCAATTCCCGTCTTGCCGAGGAAGCCAACCTGCTGATTTTCCCCAATCTCGACGCGGCCAATATCGCCTTCAACCTGGTCCGGGAAATGGCCGACGCCCTTTCCGTCGGTCCCATCCTGCTGGGCACGGCCTATCCCGCCCATGTGCTGACATCGGCGGTAACCACGCGCGGGATCATCAATATCAGCGCGCTTGCCGTTGTCGATGCGCAAGCGCAGCATGAGGCCAAACAGGCCACGCCATCCGCAATCGAGGAGCGGGCATCCGAATGA
- the mgtE gene encoding magnesium transporter: protein MTEPAEDPPPFLAEGERPNAEDLYGLNREIVDAVIEALSTGNRMQLLSALRTQHPADIADLIERLAPQQRRALMGLIRPRLNPDVISELNDTVREQVYEELGADGLASVVTRLDSDDALDLVEDLDEDFREKVLRSIPAEMRAHLAEGLSYPEDSAGRLMQRDLVSMPEYWSVGDAIDFFRAARDLPDYFYDIYVVDPKHKPVGMIELNRLVRAKRRVPLTDIMDSELTSLPYNMDQEEVAFLFRQRDLVSAPVVDADGRLLGVVMSDDVMDVIEEEAQEDIMALGGVSDGDLHMAVLDTTRSRFSWLFVNLLTAIAASVVIGLFEDTLEKIVALAVLMPIVASMGGNAGTQTLTVAVRALAMKELTATNARRVIMRELGVGLLNGLMFAVLAGVVAWVWFDQPQIGLVIGLAMLANLLVAGLSGASIPLVLDRLGVDPAVASAVFLTTVTDIVGFFVFLALGATFLL from the coding sequence ATGACCGAGCCAGCGGAAGATCCGCCGCCCTTCCTCGCGGAAGGGGAGAGACCCAACGCGGAAGACCTCTACGGTCTGAACCGCGAGATCGTGGACGCGGTTATCGAGGCGCTGTCCACCGGTAACCGTATGCAGTTGCTGAGCGCGCTTCGGACCCAGCACCCGGCCGACATCGCGGATCTGATCGAACGCCTGGCGCCGCAGCAGCGCCGCGCGCTGATGGGCCTGATCCGGCCGCGGCTCAATCCCGACGTGATTTCCGAGCTCAACGATACCGTCCGCGAGCAGGTATACGAAGAGCTCGGGGCGGACGGGCTCGCTTCGGTCGTGACCCGGCTGGATTCGGACGACGCGCTCGACCTGGTCGAGGATCTGGACGAGGATTTCCGCGAGAAGGTGCTGCGTTCGATTCCGGCCGAAATGCGCGCGCATCTGGCCGAAGGGCTGAGCTATCCGGAGGACAGTGCTGGCCGGCTCATGCAGCGCGATCTGGTGAGCATGCCGGAATACTGGTCCGTCGGTGACGCGATCGACTTCTTTCGGGCTGCCCGTGACCTGCCCGATTACTTCTACGATATTTATGTCGTCGACCCGAAGCACAAGCCCGTGGGGATGATCGAGCTTAACCGGCTCGTTCGCGCCAAGCGCCGTGTACCGCTGACCGATATCATGGACTCGGAGCTGACGTCGCTGCCCTACAACATGGACCAGGAGGAAGTTGCCTTCCTGTTCCGCCAGCGCGATCTCGTCTCGGCACCGGTCGTCGACGCCGATGGCCGGCTCCTCGGCGTGGTCATGTCCGATGACGTCATGGACGTGATCGAAGAGGAGGCGCAGGAAGACATCATGGCCCTGGGCGGGGTCTCGGACGGCGATTTGCACATGGCGGTGCTGGATACGACGCGCTCGCGCTTTTCCTGGCTTTTTGTCAACCTGCTGACCGCGATCGCGGCCTCCGTCGTGATCGGCCTGTTCGAGGATACGCTCGAGAAAATCGTGGCGCTGGCGGTACTCATGCCGATTGTCGCCTCCATGGGCGGCAATGCCGGCACCCAGACGCTGACCGTCGCCGTCCGGGCGCTTGCCATGAAAGAGCTCACGGCGACCAATGCACGCCGGGTCATCATGCGCGAGCTCGGTGTCGGCCTGCTCAACGGTTTGATGTTTGCGGTTCTGGCCGGCGTCGTCGCCTGGGTCTGGTTCGATCAGCCGCAAATTGGGCTCGTCATCGGGCTCGCGATGCTCGCAAACCTGCTGGTGGCCGGATTGTCGGGTGCCTCGATTCCGCTGGTGCTGGACCGTCTCGGGGTGGACCCGGCCGTGGCCTCGGCGGTCTTTCTGACGACCGTGACCGATATCGTCGGTTTCTTCGTCTTCCTGGCGCTGGGCGCCACCTTCCTGCTCTAG
- a CDS encoding response regulator, whose protein sequence is MQDYSLERLRALVVEDNKYMQVLLSTILHGLGMKDIRLASDGADAFKQIKIALPDFIICDWAMSPLDGFDFVRLVRMADDSPNPYMPIIMLTGHTEAGHVVEARDIGVNEFLAKPVSPKSLYERIQALIEQPRPFVRTAKYFGPCRRRRRDVHYAGEERRHENLPSADENTVLLESESGEEAGGTLSNADIDAMFD, encoded by the coding sequence ATGCAGGATTACAGCCTGGAACGTCTTCGCGCTCTGGTCGTGGAAGACAACAAGTACATGCAGGTTCTGCTGTCGACCATTCTCCACGGTCTCGGCATGAAGGACATCCGCCTGGCCAGCGACGGCGCGGATGCCTTCAAGCAGATCAAGATCGCGCTGCCTGACTTTATCATCTGCGATTGGGCGATGAGTCCGCTCGATGGATTTGACTTCGTGCGCCTGGTACGCATGGCCGATGACAGCCCGAATCCCTATATGCCGATTATCATGCTGACGGGACACACCGAAGCGGGGCATGTGGTGGAAGCGCGTGATATCGGCGTGAATGAGTTCCTCGCCAAGCCGGTCTCGCCGAAATCGCTTTACGAGCGGATCCAGGCGCTGATCGAGCAGCCCCGTCCCTTCGTCAGAACGGCAAAATATTTCGGCCCCTGTCGCCGCCGGCGGCGGGATGTGCATTATGCCGGAGAGGAACGCCGGCATGAAAACCTCCCGAGCGCGGACGAGAATACCGTCTTGCTGGAGTCCGAAAGCGGGGAGGAAGCGGGCGGGACGCTGTCCAATGCCGATATCGATGCAATGTTTGACTGA
- a CDS encoding DUF1489 domain-containing protein produces MTVHLKKLAPGCQSLTELRARQKKFLKVARGPEGQKVLNYGTGFMPKRADEIVDGGSLYWVVKGFIVARNRIVFLGPETDDSGRRFCRIQIDPALIPTEPMPHRPFQGWRYLKPEAAPPDLVGAGRGGRSDELPPELMAELRGLGLI; encoded by the coding sequence ATGACCGTTCATCTGAAAAAACTGGCGCCGGGCTGCCAGTCCCTGACCGAGTTGCGCGCCCGTCAGAAAAAATTCCTGAAGGTGGCGCGCGGTCCCGAAGGCCAGAAGGTTCTGAATTACGGGACCGGATTCATGCCCAAGCGGGCCGATGAGATCGTCGATGGCGGGTCCCTGTACTGGGTGGTGAAGGGATTTATCGTCGCCCGAAACCGCATCGTCTTTCTTGGGCCGGAGACGGACGACAGTGGCCGCCGCTTCTGCCGTATCCAGATCGATCCCGCGCTGATTCCGACGGAGCCCATGCCGCACCGGCCCTTTCAGGGCTGGCGCTACCTCAAGCCCGAGGCCGCGCCGCCCGATCTGGTCGGGGCAGGCAGGGGCGGCAGGTCCGATGAGCTGCCGCCCGAGCTGATGGCGGAATTGCGTGGGCTGGGCCTGATTTGA
- a CDS encoding methyltransferase domain-containing protein has protein sequence MSEITLETEQAVLERYASASAKKEEALCCAVDYDPKYLEVIPDEILERDYGCGDPSQYVAEGDVVLDLGSGGGKICYIASQVVGPAGTVIGIDFNPPMIALAEHYQADIARAIGWDNVDFRFGRIQDLKTDYRKLDAYLRENPVRDWETLRQFERHRDRLVATAPLVATGSIDVIVSNCVLNLVDMDDRRMLFDEMFRTLATGGRAAISDIVADREVPEALRRDPELWSGCLSGAFEEQAFLVAFADAGFRNIRIDKRDDAPWKVIDGIEFRSVTVLAEKPDGGAGEVPVYGESRPAAAGRCC, from the coding sequence ATGAGTGAAATAACGCTGGAAACAGAACAGGCCGTCCTGGAGCGATATGCCAGTGCATCGGCGAAGAAGGAAGAGGCGCTCTGCTGCGCCGTAGATTACGACCCGAAATACCTCGAAGTCATTCCGGATGAAATCCTGGAGCGGGACTACGGATGCGGCGATCCATCGCAATATGTCGCCGAGGGTGATGTGGTCCTCGATCTCGGCAGCGGGGGCGGCAAGATCTGCTACATCGCCTCGCAGGTCGTAGGGCCGGCCGGCACGGTGATCGGCATTGACTTCAACCCGCCCATGATCGCGCTGGCAGAACACTACCAGGCCGATATCGCCCGCGCTATCGGCTGGGACAATGTCGATTTCCGTTTTGGCCGCATCCAGGATCTCAAAACGGATTACCGGAAGCTGGACGCTTATCTCCGCGAAAATCCGGTCCGGGACTGGGAGACGCTCAGGCAATTCGAGCGCCATCGCGACCGTCTGGTCGCCACGGCCCCGCTTGTGGCGACTGGTTCGATCGATGTCATCGTCTCCAATTGCGTGTTGAACCTGGTCGACATGGACGACCGCCGCATGCTGTTTGACGAGATGTTCCGGACACTGGCGACCGGCGGCCGTGCGGCCATCTCGGATATCGTGGCGGACCGTGAAGTCCCCGAGGCCCTGCGCCGGGATCCCGAATTATGGTCGGGCTGCCTTTCGGGGGCTTTCGAGGAGCAGGCTTTTCTGGTCGCCTTCGCCGATGCAGGGTTCCGCAATATTCGGATCGACAAGCGCGACGACGCGCCCTGGAAGGTGATCGACGGGATCGAGTTCCGTTCCGTTACCGTCCTGGCCGAAAAACCCGACGGGGGCGCGGGCGAGGTGCCCGTCTATGGCGAAAGCCGCCCCGCCGCTGCCGGCCGCTGCTGCTAG